The Cardiocondyla obscurior isolate alpha-2009 linkage group LG26, Cobs3.1, whole genome shotgun sequence genome includes the window ttagaacgtttttttaaatggacaatgtttaaatttattatacataaaaattaaataaaattctataatGCGTTTATTAAATAGGGAATTTGTTTCATTTACAGCCAACGAGCAACAGTCTTATTGGCCCTAAGCCCTTCGGCGGATCGAGTGGCTTCTCATCGAACCTGTCTCCGATTCCGACACCGACATTGAATTCTGGTAGTACCTTGCCACGTCCTCAAAGTCAGACTGTGACAGGTATGTCAGTTTCATTACTAATATGAATAGACTCAATGCGAACTTAAAAAGCGATAACAGCTCAAGAGCGACGGCAACtcgcttatttttatatattatatatatatatatatatattcgtttatgtaattaagattgcataatattgcattaaaatatttatttgtaaaaaaacgTGTCGAGGTgagagaatattaattaaaaattcttttttaataactttaataaaataaatttaaataagtttcaaaattttttgcaacACGTTTCGCAAATATTTAAGTCGCCAAAATGTCTATCTGCAACAACGAACAAGTAACAGACAATCTTGTTTCGtattttttcttcgttcttttttttttttttctcgttaagCTCGCATcggttttattttacgcaatgATATAAAAAGTTCGAAGGAGCGATCTCGTAATCGGTTTAAGATAAATGTGATCTCGTCGTATGCGTCCGTGGCCTAACATTGCCTTCGATTCTTGCAAATAGGTCGGTACTCTACCCTGCCAAAGCCAAAAAGTTCGCCTTTCAGAGGTACGACGAAGAGATTAGAGCCGCCGGTTGACCGAGTTTCGAGCTTTGGCTAATACGCCTCTTTTGGCTTATGTTCTCACATTTTATATCGCTCTTTCTCACTTGCACGCAGCTGGTGCATATCACGTATCATTATGCCGAACGATCGATTGATCGTTAGCCCTCGCTGGTCTGTATATTGCAGATGATTCTTTAAATagcgataaaaagagaaagagagagaggaaggtcTGTCTTCTGCCCATTTTGATCGTCTCATTCTTGGCTACTTATCATTCGTCGTTatctcgacgacgacggcgaacTCTGAGAGCTATGACAGTCTGTAGCGACCTTCCAATACGCATTTTTATCCccttttattcttattcttaaaaaaaaacttgcacGATGCATGCGAAAAATTGTTCAAACGTTAGCagttttgattatttttaagtacataagaaaaagaaaaggaactTAAGTTAGCAAttgattgtaataaaataagaaatgtaacatttaatatcatgattatataaatatttaaaaagtttcaaatactcttttataaacttttttttttaatattttgtttataagttaaaaaaaaattaacattaaatttttagtttaaagaAATTTGATATCAGTTTTATCACACATACATACTTccatagaaaaattatattaaaaaaaatttaactcttTGGAAAACCCCTAGATCGATTTCCATGTCTGTTGATAAAATTTGATCGTGCCTCTCTTTTCGCGCataatctttcttttatcttttttcagCCGGTCCGTCTTTCAACCCGAAACCCAGACCTTTCTCCCTTACATTCGCATGAATCAATAGCTCTCAATGGCGCCGTCGTCGTCTTCATGCTGGCAACCAAAATGCAAACACGATCAAGATAAAAGTGCCagacataaaaatttttactattcacgatttttctttgaaattaaaaaaaaattcctaatacatttcaataattaggtaatataaataaaatttatcaagatTACAAcgcttattattatatgtatattcaataacggttgaaataatttttgtttcattgaaaaaaaatcgtaagaTAACGCAACGACTTAATACTtctaaattgttatttaatgacaatttttattgtcatCTATCCAAGGTattgaataaagaaataaaaatacaaagtaAAGCATAAGTTCCTCATCAAACAATGCGCATttacttaacaatttttttattgtgccACGTCGTTTCTTCAATTCGTCCACTCGACACTTAGAGCATTAAGTACGCGGTTaagtacgcgacgaaaaaacGTTTAGAATCGAACTTTTCTAGCAGGTTATCAGTCAGGAATAATTTTCTAGTACCTAGACGTTTGaagcgttacatttctggtcgagtgctggacagttttattagacagccacgagaatAAATGTCAGATTGGCTAACTAGTCTTTAGGTAACTGTTAGGcttaatttccactcggaaACACGAAAGTGCGCAGCTTTAACGCTGCTTTTGAAAGTACCGAGTGCCGACGGATTATTAAGAGTGCATACTTGATAATcgacagaaaaataattaaaagaaatcttCACTAAAGCTACATCTTTACTTAAATGCCTTTTgatttttgcttctttttcttaatttcgcATACCGGGCTGTGCTAGTGGTCTACTTCCGTAAAAAATTTCcagaaacaaattaaacataattaaattaattaaattaagataatttataattctttgaatattcaaaattttaagataatatttcacaagtaaaatagtaattacacgttttattaatttgaaaaataaagaagaaaaagagaaagagagaaacaaatatctttaaaaatgcatttatataaatataatttttctacaatacatgcaattataataaccTCGTCAATTTCGCATTTGGTGAGTAAATTATTTGTTGCGcttacatttaaaatacatatctTAATAAATTCGGAAAGAGACCACAAGCACACGCGGCTCATCGTGCTTCTTACTCACTGcaaatttctttgtttcttttgttTGTTCTTATTAACGTACCCTGACGAATCTAATCGATCTCACCCTCCCGAACGCCCGCACCGCACACTTTTCGTATGccgtgttttcttttttatgcaaTCTCGGCGAACTATCTCTATCGCCATCCCCCATTTGTCATCCCAGAAACGACCAGCAGCGAGACTTACGAAAGATCCTGTTATTACGAGATCGTGAAAAGCACGAAGGATCAAAGCTCCCATTCCGACTCCCTAAAATCCCGCCGAAATCTCGCCTGGCCGCCCTCGAAGTCGATCGAGGACATCACGTATCCCACCGCCAGTCCTTTGTATATCAATCCGAATCCCATTCTCGACAAAAGTGGTCAGCAAGTCAAAGAAAAGCGTGGCAGCATCGAAGCTTGCGAGCGAGCTTTGAACTACAGAACCGAGAGACACCGAAGCGAGAGCACCGATCGAGAGATCGAGAGGGTGCTGCGAGAGAACGGCCGTCGGCGCGAAACCGAGGCGATGGACGGAGTAAGTTGTCCCGGGCAACCAACTTATCGGCGCGTGGAGCTGGTGGACACCAGCAGTAGAACCTGTCGATCGGATGTGACGACTTCGAGGCCGAACTCCACCGACAGCGTCCGCAGGTCGCTGACCCCGACGAGGATCGTGCAACCGATTCCTAAACCGTGGACCGCAACCGTCAGCAACGGCGGGACGAATCTTTATCAGCAGAGTTACGTGTCGTCGCGGCAAGAGCAGCCGACGGAACAGATCTGCAAGAAACTGATGCAGCGGGAGATTTGTCACCGCGAGCATATATCGGGCGGTAAAGAACACCGAGAGGAACAGCGAGCTTACAGAACGGAGATCTGTCGAAAGGAGCATATGATCTACCCGAAGCCACCCTTGCCGACATCCAAGCCGGAACAGCCGGTAGAGACCGTCAAGGAGATCGACAAAGAAGTGATCGATCTGAGAGGCGACGACACGGACGAAGTGGACTTCTCGAAAGGTATTCAAGGCGAGCACGATCTCATCACCGAGACGGCCGAAGAGACGGTGGACGGCATGCGTACGAAGCAATCGGCAACTTTTGAGAAAACCGTGGAGAGAGTATCGACGCCGATCGAGAGACCTCCCACGCCGATAACGTACGAAGCGGAAGATGAAACGGAGGCACAGTACTTTACAAAAAAAACTGAGAAGCACATCAATCGAGAAGTTAAAGACACGGTGGAACGAACTGTGGAGGAATCGGCCGAAACAGTTACGTCGGTCGTCGACGCCCAGCAGATGTTGGAGAAAGTACAGcgggaggaagaagaaaggaaaagagaggaagaagaggaagagcgACGAAAAGAAGAGGAAGTTCAAAGGAAGCGTGAGGAAGAAGAGCAAAGAcgaaaggaggaagaagaaaaaaggaaacgagaagaggaagagaagatgAAAAAGCATGTGACTTTTaacgaagaagacgaagaagtcGAAGAGGTACGCGAGCAGCCGCTAGGCAGAACCGTCGTGCGAGAAGAGCGCATCACGGAATCGGACGGATCCACTCCGGGACGCAGCAAGATTACGAAAGAGATATACGAAGAAATTACCGAAGAGGTGCTAGTCCAGGAACGCGTGAGAAGAAGAGGAGCTGTAGAAGACGAGCGTAGAAAAAGTTTGCGCGACCAAGTCCAAGTTCATCAGAGCCTTCGTGATCAACAGGCACCGGAAAAACGCATCGTTGCGAAATACGGGCAGCAGCCTAAAGAGACTATGgaaacgtgtaaaaaaaaagtgcagtTCTTAAAAGAGACGGAGAGCGGCCCGAAACCATTGTCGGATACGCCTGTGAAAAATTCTACTCCGAAGGAATGGAAATCCGGAATGGTGAACGCTCTGACGACCGCGTCCGATCGGCCGTTCACGCCGTTGAACGCTACGTCTAGCGTTAAAGAACTTTATACCGAGGAGACCATctatttaaatcacaaatgcCGGCCTAAGCCACCGCCGCCTAAAGAAGAAATCCGACCGATCTCGCCTTTTCAGCAGGCGCTGACGATAGCGCCCGAGCGATCTTACACACCTTTGAATCGCGAGATTGATTCGCAGGCTCAACAAATCGACAGACCGCAAAGTCCGAGCCTCCGGATTCAAAACAGCGACGTTTGCCCcccgttaaatattttatacggtAAAGAGAGTACGACGAAGGAAAGTTATGCGCGAGAAATGTCTGTTAAAAGGGAAATTAAAGAGTCAAGGCCACGACCTTTACCTACTCCACCGCCCGATCATCGTCTGAGAGATTCTTCGGCGTCGCCTGCCGCGAGATTTCAACCGGAAATGCCGAAATCGTCCAGAGCTTTGACCGGTGGTTTAAAAAAACCAGACGCTATACCCGCCTATCAAAAGAATTTGGTGGCGATGAAGAAAGGACCTGTCGAGAGTCAATCGTACGTTCCCAGTAGAACGCCTACGCCGACGCCTTGCAGATCTAAATCGCCTGCTCAAGGACCGCCCGAGCCGCCGGCCTGTTACGTCAAGGCTCAAACCGCGAGAGTACACGACGACCCCCCACCGTCGAAGCGCGGGGGCTCGGTGCATTTTCCTTCGCGCAAAACAATTTCTTATCACGTGGAAGAAGATACCGACAGCGGTCACAAGACGCAAGAATACTCCGCGTCGAGATCCGTCAACTACGACGAGAAAGAAACCAGCAGCCTCGATGCGGGCCCGACGGATGCGCTTTACGCTCAATTTCAAGAGACGCGATGTATGACGAGCGAAGAAACTAGCGAACGAGAGAGCAACGCGGTGCACGTGAAAAAATCACTTCAAGTGGTCGAAGATTATGAGAAATGCGAGCAAAAGGAGATACCGCCGACGCCACAGAAACCGAGTATCTGCTCCATTAATAAAGTGAGCCATACGAAGCCTAGTCTGCCGTGCCCTATGACGTCATCTGCGCCAGGAAAACAACCGATCTACAGCAGTTCCGCCGAAGTACGCCACGTGCAATATAAAACGCCCTCCCTGAAATCTTGTTCGGAAACCGGAGTGACCGTTCTGCCTTGCAAAGCGCATTCCGATCAAGGGTTCAAGACCGGCGTCGTCGTGGTACCCTGCGACGGTTCTCCGACCTGCCCTAAGTCCGGGATCTGCGTGACAGCGACAAAAGATCGATCGGGGGTGTGCGTATCGCCTTCGTTCGGCATGCGATCCGGCGCCTGCGGTCAACCGTCCGGGACATGCGGCCGCGAATCTAGCTGCGACTTCAACATCTCTACCTGCCCGGATTCTGACATCTGCGTAGCGCCGTGCGCCGACGGTTCCGTATGCGTGGCACCTTGCAAAAAGCCCGGTCTCAATCAATCCAAAACGAATTTACCCTTCCCACAAATTCCATTGCCCTACGAAGAAACCACTTCGGCCACCGCTCAATGTTCCGCTCCCAGCTTCAAACCTCGCACTAATCTGAGCGGCCAGCTCGCGCGACTGACCGCCAAGAGCGGTCAATCGAACGTGCCCGTGATACAGCTTTATAAACCGATACAAATTCAAGCCGAGCCTCCCCCGAACCAGAATTACACCGAGAACACTTATTGCCACACGCAGAGCTACCGCGAGACCCACTGCGAATCCGGCAATCGTTGCCAGAGCACTCAGAACCGCTGCCAAGACCAGATCCATTGTGATACCCTTAGCAAAACCCAGAATTTAGTAGACCCACCAAATTTGTCGTCCCACCCGGATCTAGGTACTGGAATCGGTGGCCTCGGCAGCGCGGGTTCCAAGAGTGGATCGTTCGCCGGTAGCAGCGCGCCTAAACGTGGACGAGGCATCCTAAATCAAGCTGTAGGCGCAGGATCACGTATACCTCTATGCGCTCACTGCAATTCATACGTCAGGTACTCGAGATTCCCCGGATCGATAATACGATTATGCCTGCTATTTTCGTTGTTGCTTTTCGTATCTCGTTTTAATCGTAtccgttttactttttataaatataattattttctttagtaattttttatgtcatcatatgtataatacgtgtttgtgtgtacgtgtgtgtacgtgtgcgTGTGCCTCGTTAATACGTTTATCTTGTTAAATGCTATTTTTATTGTCCAAGGTTGAAACATTCAAAGAATTTTTACATTGCCATTAGCGTGTTCAAGTCGATTTggatttaatatatatattgtgaattattttagatacatgaaaaatgtgatttagtcgaaaaattaaatcgacgaTTTAACCTGGTATCttattatacttatatatgtatatgtattaaacTAAAATGCCACCAAGGCGCAATGacacgaaatttaatttcaatattatagctgataataatataattaattaatatgtgaacatattatttttatatataaaatattttattacatgttATTATACGCTTAAAATGTTGTTTTTGCTTATCAGAATAACGCACAATGTTCATTGTATTTGTACTGTAATTGTCTAATTGGCTAACATGACTTTTGTTGCATGTGTGTTGACAGctaatgaaaaaaatactaaTCACAAATTGAACGGCTTCACTCTAAAACCAGTGTGTTGTAAAGACGGCAAAAAATGTATAAggtttgtaaaatttgaaaatcgtCTACTAGCAATTatgcattaaaagaaaaaaattttaaaaaaatagcaccCTACGACAatcagtaaattaattacggcATAATTATAGAGGACCCTTCATCACCGCTTTGGGCCAGATTTGGTGCCCCGATCATTTTATCTGCGTTAACGGTCAATGCCGTCGTCCTCTTCAAGACATCGGCTTTGTCGAAGAAAAGGGACAACTTTATTGCGAATATTGCTTCGAAAAATACATTGCGCCTTCGTGTAACAAATGCAACAACAAGATCAAGGGCGTAAGTTATCTTTATCGTCGACGGCGAGcgcaatatatttcattaattataatttttcttttaacgtttAGGATTGTTTGAATGCAATTGGAAAGCACTTCCATCCCGAATGTTTCAACTGCGCTTATTGCGGCAAGCTCTTTGGCAACAGTCCGTTTTTCCTAGAGGAAGGATTGCCGTACTGCGAAGCTGGTTAGTATTTATTTCcgtgattaaaaaaagtattaagaGATATAAATGTGCGCGTTACTCAGGTATGCATTAAATGCgcattaattaagtaaattgtTGGTGtcattattcaattaaatctgATTAAATGGCAATCTTTCTTTCGATAGATTGGAACGAATTGTTCACCACGAAATGCTTCGCGTGTGGATTTCCAGTCGAGGCCGGCGATCGTTGGGTAGAAGCTTTGAACAACAACTATCACAGCCAGTGCTTCAATTGCACGgtgagtaaaattttttagaaaatatttaactattCGTCAAAATGCTACTTTCTACtttgtgtaattttatttattgtaattatcaaaatgagataaacaaatttttataaaacgcagAATACCTTCAGATTAAcaagcattaatttttgttcatttAGATGTGCAAGAAAAATCTCGAGGGCCAAAGCTTCTACGCGAAAGGCGGTCGTCCGTTTTGCAAAAATCACGCACGTTAAAACCCCTCGTTCTCGCATACGGATTGGTGTATGACGACAGAAAGGAGAGAatgaaagaaacaaaaaaaaaaaaaaaagcaaagagaAAGTCTAACAAAGAGAAAAGCGTACAGTGCTGATGcaccaattaattaatttatcgtgattactttcttttttctgtgTATTCAACCGAGATCATTTGACTAACTAACCCTTCGTAAAATCCACGACCGATCTTTTATGTAACTACAAACGTACGAggatttatcaattaatatttattacctAGCTTAATTAAGAATGGCGCAGGAGGCTGTCATCCATTACAGCCCTTAAAGAATTCAACGAAAACATAAACCTCtcatcaaaattaaaatataaataatttatttgcttcGCAAGCAGCGAAACGATCTgccgtaattaaatattcgctGAAAAGTACGATTATTCCGTCAGAATTAAAAGCCCTTGCGTCTATCGAGATGTAGCcttgtttttaatatctcaAACAATTCCGTTTACGAATATTTCGATTATCGTTGATCGCATACCCAAGCGACGCGATTAATTACGCTGGGGACGTTTGATGACATATCGCTGCACTTCGCGGCTTGATAACGTGAGATGTAATCGCGACATTAACGAAGCTAACGTGGGGAATCGTTCGTGGCGGGAAACCCTGGGACGATGCAGCACATATTAACGAATGAGCCGCCGGCGGAGTCATCTCGATCACGGATCACGCAAAGATCATCCGAACAATTAGTATTACGTGTACGTACGGggataatttcatatttccaAGGTGTCTCGGGGTAGCGAATAGCGAATTCCTTTATCTGATAATCGACGACGGCGGTGCCGACGGTCGCGACGAAAGGGAAGAACAAAAGGGAAGAACGCGATCACAAGAGAGCAAACGAATGATTGTGGAGAATTAGATTGAATACATGTACGACGAATGAATGCGATTACAAAGTGACTTTCAATAATCGTGAATTATATCACTAaccgtattttaattaagaaaattataagcgCAAAGTTTTCTCTGTAATACCGTtaagtatatacatacatgtatattaaatgatattatttatcgGTGCGAacgatacaaaaataataatctagTTCAAAAATCGTGAAAGTCGAAATTTGACTCACTAATTacatatagaaattataaaattaaaagaaaaatgtaaatatgcTAGTCAAATGCTTAAagttttcttcttaaaatcATCTACAGTTTTCTCCTAAGGGtaacgaattattattattatttttttttttttatagacgaAAGGAAGTTATGCGGAAGAAAgcgaataatatatgtatagttaTTAATCTATGGAGAAAtcaaaaagaagagaaaaacgtTCGATATACAATATTTTGCGGTCGTTAAGTGGCATTTGCcgaagatattaaataactttactAAATTGACGACGGGCAAATGTATATTCCTACGGCATGCAAACTCCACCGTAAGTCATCCGCGAGTCCGCCGTACCCTGGAATCAGTCGATTAAAGCCGGGACTGATAACAGGTTTAACATCCGGGATTTCATTTAATCAACCGGGCCGATTTGcaggttgaaaaaaaaaaaaaaaacgaaaggtTAAAAATCGCGGGGTAAGAACGACCTGCTAACAATTCTCGACTCCTTAAACTTTTAACTACCTCGATTCTTGCATCaatctttcaataaaaattgagGAAGATTCTCCCCTTAAAATCATCATTAAAACTTTCCGAAATAAATGCACGTTTTTAAACCTAagaatatacattatttttaattaaataattctacattttcaaattttttttgccttATTTGAGACTCGAAGATGAAACGGGGATGAAATTGTTTCTCTTCTATtctattttacgaaataagAAACTTTAACATGCTGGATGTCATAttactgttattttttatgtgttaCCGATTTTCTGTGCCATCTGCGTGGGGTGCTGTTATGGcgtaattattctttatttatttttatttttttttttttttttcatgaatGAGAGTGAAcaagacaaagaaaaagagtatACGTGCGAGAGACTTTCACAGAGCTCGTTTATTTGTGAAaggtaatatatgtatagcgtaatcttgtaattatatagtatataaGTGTTTTAAGCTGTGTCGCAATAattccgaaaaaaaagaaagtaatgtGCAAAGAACTTTAACTGCACGAGCGCGATTAATCTTCGACAGACGATGGATCGACCGCCGTCGCTCGATCATCGACAATCGTACAACGGCGCGGACCAGAAAATCTTAACTTTTGCTTGGCTGATTGTTGGCCGAGCATCGCACAAGCCTCTGTATGCGTGTTACGTGTtgcttataaaataaaataaaataaaataaagtaaaataaaatattcactcgagagattttcaattttttttgtctcctATCTTCCTCGCGCTCCATTACGCCAAAATacttaaaacttaattattaaattaatataattttaattgctacgaaccaaagaattattttcatcgTTGAGATTCAGTCACACAAATCTATTTGGtactttgtattatattacgtaCTTTAATTTCCGGAAACGGgtaaaaaagcattttttacAACTCTTTTCTGTCGGTTGAAGCAAGCTTTTTATAGGAAAATCGCGTGTGTAACGTGTATCATAAAAATTCAGTGAAGCTATCAATAAAATGAACGTACGATTTACAACCAAGTTATTTGCAACTGGCATGTACGGTACTTGAATGAATGAACATATTGATTatatcgtaaattttatttgaaagtgAATGAATAAACGCGACGAGCCCGACAAGATGCCACGCCACTCAACATTTAACtgttatctttatttatcaGATCTCAAGATAGATTGATAAACGATTAATTGATCGATGAAAGATTGATGGAAATAggggaataaaatattcaaggGAAACAGTTTTACTGGTTCGGACTTTCAGCCCAAGTAGCCATTCTTTACAATGTTTCATCGATTTATCATTAGCGCGACCTCACGGTACCTGTCTGTCTCTAAAGAAGACAGATACGAAAGATAATCTTCTTTGGAAATACAATATATcagaatattataaataaaagtataccGAACAGTCAGTCGCGTCAGAACTGGAAATTGAAAATTCGTCGAGAGATCtttataaaagatttacgTCGAATaatgttaacaaaaaaaaaaaaaaattattaataacgaaaacAGCCACTGATCGattgaagtaaaaataaattgaaataagcTGAGGCATGAAAGATTACATCGAGTTctggaatatattttttcaattttttcgttggaaataaaatcttttaattttatttatttttcttttttctcatcTGCTTCGATTTTAAATATGCATCTAATCTTCCGGTGCCTAAGTACCTCTTTGCACGGATGATTGCGGCAAAAAACTATGcgctgaaaaatttaatttaacgcgagACATTTGACATTTGACGTCGAAATCGTTACGACTTGAATTACGCTCGCCCTTTCGAACTTTCGTCAATTTCTCTacgccaaaaaaaaatgtatacagtTCATCTCTGTGCCTGATCCGCAATTGCGTCAATTGCACGTACGATCGTTcttaattaatcgttaaacGCAATCGGCAAACGCTGCAAGCCGTTTCGCggtaataaaaacttttcagGGCAAAATTCAGACGATCGGATGCtccaattaaatataatcgcTGAAACtaaaatttcttcttctttttttttttctcgcaaactttctttttcgtatttATCGTCGCGTGACATCTAAAAAATGTCCCTTTTATCTCTGTCAGAATCTCCGTAATGTCATCGATTATAATTATCTcccattaaaaataaatatcggctattaaaagaaactttaCAGGCACGCGGGAATGCCGGAGATAGTTCCGGTGTCTCAGTTTAATTTGAGACCGGCGTgctttgaatattattttgatattcaTCTACTACGTTTCGGGGTCTAACGGTAAGTCTCGAGATTCATTAGTTCCCACGCGCGGACTATCCCTGTAACTTAAACGAAAGGGAACGACAATGTACATCGCGTGCTTCTAATAACCTTCCATAAATTCGAATTATCTAAATTCTCCGCGAGTCTTCCTCGACGCGAGCTACTTCTGATCGCCTACTTATCTATCTTACTACCGTCATTCTGATCCGGCGTCCTTGCCGTCCCTCGCGGCAATCGCGGCAGGAAAGCGTATAAAAGCTGCAAGCCGGAGCTGACACAGCGGGGTAACCTGCGCACCTGCGAACCACCCGAAAGCGATTGCGTAGACCGGAACGTGACCGCGTACCAGTGAGAACCGAGATCCCGCCTT containing:
- the LOC139112036 gene encoding PDZ and LIM domain protein Zasp isoform X5, which gives rise to MAQLISVKLSRFDGSPWGFRLQGGKDFGTPLIVQKVNSGSPAEAAGLKAGDAVIKVNTTDMYNLRHKDAQDVIVKAGNNFEITVQRGGSTWKPHVTPATTTLPAPVHTVSAGNITPVTKTSLAAKKQDGPLIGTGHNFSPKPFLNGTGDGSIKSIVNKQYNSPVGIYSEETIAETLSAQAEVLAGGVLGVNFKKNEKNYNAENSEVFKMVQEADKEPKTPEPVPSRTEFYSSVSHAVGGRATSPRSPTPLFHAMGGGGNAPADSRNFVWTDESNARNREPQPQKQDFSAGSGSSTPGGVVCSNCDRVIVGVFVRIKDKNLHVECFKCSTCGTSLKNVGYYNINNKLYCDIHAKLVARQNAPAGLTPITIPPGGKAPASTISAALANAPLSPPLSNHGSSPQPFSTCNRPSPDSGSRHTWRSTSDANGCIGNGECNGESKTFTSTITIQTGGTEAGSALENSAFAHANPTTRPGIPPVDSSNLRSVQPTSNSLIGPKPFGGSSGFSSNLSPIPTPTLNSGSTLPRPQSQTVTESNFSSRLSTYERSCYYEIVKSTKDQSSHSDSLKSRRNLAWPPSKSIEDITYPTASPLYINPNPILDKSGQQVKEKRGSIEACERALNYRTERHRSESTDREIERAMDGVSCPGQPTYRRVELVDTSSRTCRSDVTTSRPNSTDSVRRSLTPTRIVQPIPKPWTATVSNGGTNLYQQSYVSSRQEQPTEQICKKLMQREICHREHISGGKEHREEQRAYRTEICRKEHMIYPKPPLPTSKPEQPVETVKEIDKEVIDLRGDDTDEVDFSKGIQGEHDLITETAEETVDGMRTKQSATFEKTVERVSTPIERPPTPITYEAEDETEAQYFTKKTEKHINREVKDTVERTVEESAETVTSVVDAQQMLEKVQREEEERKREEEEEERRKEEEVQRKREEEEQRRKEEEEKRKREEEEKMKKHVTFNEEDEEVEEVREQPLGRTVVREERITESDGSTPGRSKITKEIYEEITEEVLVQERVRRRGAVEDERRKSLRDQVQVHQSLRDQQAPEKRIVAKYGQQPKETMETCKKKVQFLKETESGPKPLSDTPVKNSTPKEWKSGMVNALTTASDRPFTPLNATSSVKELYTEETIYLNHKCRPKPPPPKEEIRPISPFQQALTIAPERSYTPLNREIDSQAQQIDRPQSPSLRIQNSDVCPPLNILYGKESTTKESYAREMSVKREIKESRPRPLPTPPPDHRLRDSSASPAARFQPEMPKSSRALTGGLKKPDAIPAYQKNLVAMKKGPVESQSYVPSRTPTPTPCRSKSPAQGPPEPPACYVKAQTARVHDDPPPSKRGGSVHFPSRKTISYHVEEDTDSGHKTQEYSASRSVNYDEKETSSLDAGPTDALYAQFQETRCMTSEETSERESNAVHVKKSLQVVEDYEKCEQKEIPPTPQKPSICSINKVSHTKPSLPCPMTSSAPGKQPIYSSSAEVRHVQYKTPSLKSCSETGVTVLPCKAHSDQGFKTGVVVVPCDGSPTCPKSGICVTATKDRSGVCVSPSFGMRSGACGQPSGTCGRESSCDFNISTCPDSDICVAPCADGSVCVAPCKKPGLNQSKTNLPFPQIPLPYEETTSATAQCSAPSFKPRTNLSGQLARLTAKSGQSNVPVIQLYKPIQIQAEPPPNQNYTENTYCHTQSYRETHCESGNRCQSTQNRCQDQIHCDTLSKTQNLVDPPNLSSHPDLGTGIGGLGSAGSKSGSFAGSSAPKRGRGILNQAVGAGSRIPLCAHCNSYVRGPFITALGQIWCPDHFICVNGQCRRPLQDIGFVEEKGQLYCEYCFEKYIAPSCNKCNNKIKGDCLNAIGKHFHPECFNCAYCGKLFGNSPFFLEEGLPYCEADWNELFTTKCFACGFPVEAGDRWVEALNNNYHSQCFNCTMCKKNLEGQSFYAKGGRPFCKNHAR